Part of the Pseudobdellovibrionaceae bacterium genome is shown below.
TTCCGTTACCTATCTTGTTGTAAGCGCAGGAGGGACGGACTAGGATAGGTTGGGCCTGTTATTGGTTCAGGTTCAAGCGTGCAAGTGGTGGAGTAGGCAAATCCGCTCCACATACACCTAGGCGTGGAGGAAGGAGAATTTTTCTCTGAACTCAACCGACTCCATGGTTCCAAGAAAAGCTTCGGCGTGTTTTCAAGATAGCTCGTACCGTAAACCGACTCAGGTGAGTGGGATGAGTATTCTCAGGCGATTGGGTTAAATCTGGTTAAGGAACTCGGCAACTTGACACCGTAACTTCGGGATAAGGTGTGCCATCTGGTGTGTAGTCCCTTGCGGGCGAAGCATTGGGTGGTCGCAGAGAAATGGGAGTAGCGACTGTTTATCAAAAACACAGGGCTGTGCAAAGTCACAAGACGACGTATACAGCCTGACGCCTGCCCGGTGCCGGAAGGTTAAGAGGATCTGTTAGCTTCGGCGAAGCGGAGAATTGAAGCCCCGGTAAACGGCGGCCGTAACTATAACGGTCCTAAGGTAGCGAAATTCCTTGTCGGGTAAGTTCCGACCTGCACGAATGGCGTAACGACTTCTCCGGTGTCTCAACCAGATGCCCAGCGAAATTGAATTCTCGGTGAAAATGCCGAGTACCCGCGGAAAGACGGAAAGACCCCGTGAACCTTTACTCTAGCTTGGCAGTGACCTTTGAGGCCTCATGTGTAGGATAGGTGGGAGTCTATGAAACCCGGACGCTAGTTCGGGTGGAGACACCCTTGAAATACCACCCTTGATGTCTTAGAGGTCTAACCTGCACCCGTTATCCGGGTGAGGGACACTGTCTGGTGGGGAGTTTGACTGGGGCGGTCGCCTCCTAAAAAGTAACGGAGGCGTGCGAAGGTTCCCTCAGCCTGATCGGAAACCAGGCGTCGAGTGCATTGGCATAAGGGAGCTTGACTGCGAGACCTACAAGTCGAGCAGGTGCGAAAGCAGGCCAAAGTGATCCGGTGGTCCCGCGTGGAAGGGCCATCGCTCAACGGATAAAAGGTACTCCGGGGATAACAGGCTGATACCCCCCAAGAGTTCACATCGACGGGGGTGTTTGGCACCTCGATGTCGGCTCATCACATCCTGGGGCTGGAGCAGGTCCCAAGGGTTTGGCTGTTCGCCAATTAAAGTGGTACGCGAGCTGGGTTCAGAACGTCGTGAGACAGTTTGGTCCTTATCTTCCGTGGGCGTAGGAGAATTGAGAGGAGCTGTCCTTAGTACGAGAGGACCGGGATGGACGAACCTATGGTGTTCCTGTTGTCGCGCCAGCGGCATCGCAGGGTAGCTATGTTCGGAACGGATAACCGCTGAAAGCATCTAAGCGGGAAGCCGACCTCAAGATTAGTTCTCCCAGATCTTTATGATCCTTAAGACTCCTTCTAGACTAGGAGGTTGATAGGCAGGAAGTGTAAGCAGGGTGACCTGTTCAGCTAACCTGTACTAATTAGTCGTGAGGCTTTTTTTTCTTCTCTTAACTCGAGAAGAGCTAAATTGAGTTTTACTCTTGCTAAGAATAACTTGAATTCGAAAGCCGATGGTTTTAAAAGAACCATCGGTTTTCGCAGAAGCGATATTCAGTGAGCAGCAATCAGTCGTCTGCTGATATTGGTTAAACCACCTTTTGCACCCTTTCTCCTTCAAGGTTTATCCAATACAGCGACGATGACTGATTACTGGTCATTGAATGTTAGATTTTCTGGTGTCAATAGCGGCGGAGAAACACCTGATCCCATCCCGAACTCAGAAGTTAAGCCCGCCAGCGGCGATGGTATTGCAGGGGTAGCTCTGTGGGAGAGTAGCACGATGCCAGGTCTTTTTTTAAACCCAGGATTTTTATCCTGGGTTTTTTTTTGCCCTAAAATGGTCTTTGTCGCTTGTTACTCAGCTGCCCCTTTTCGATTTCCTGATCCAGTCGTGTGCACCAATGAGAAATTTAAAGATACTTTGGTATGCAAAATTTTAACCCCTTCCATTTTGAAATTTCAAAGTAGTCTCAAGGTGAGATTTTTATCTTTTTTTCGAAATCTCTTGGCTTCTTGTCGCAGTTTTTCTAAATTAAGACGCATTGCTAACTCCTTGTTCTTCTTGGTGTTTCTCATGTTGAGACCTAAGATTTCACCAAGAAGACTTGGAGTTTTTCAAGTAAAATCAACGTTTCCCGCCATTTCACTGACAAAATCAACCGAAGCCTAAACAAAAATTTTTTAACACCTAAAGTCTATCGGATTTCTGCCGATAAGAACCGCATGGAAAAGGTGGTTTATTCACGTATTTTAGTTGCCACGCAGTTATTGCTCTTTGTTTTAGGGCTTTCGGGCTTAAGTGCATGCCGCCTCGGGGAGGCGTCGCTTTCTGGAAACCTCACATCTATTTACGGATCAGATCCTGATCAAAATTCGAATACTGAAACACTTGTTGTCGAAACAGCCTCTGGTGGGTCAGGGACAGCCATTGATACGTTAAATTTGGTGGTTGGAGAATCTACCGAGTTTTTCTCAGTGATGCGAAAATCTTCGGGGGAGTTTGTTGCTGACGCTGAAGTTTCATGGGTTCTCAATGGTGGAATTGGGACTTTGACTATCGATCCATCAGGTCAGTCGGCCCAGTTTAACGCCATTGCAGTAGGAACGGGCCAAGTCAAAGCCTATACGGGCGGGTTGTCATTTATTGTAGATTTGAATGTAACACTGCCACCACTACCTACAATTTCGTTTACATCGTCGGCCCAATCAGTCACTGAGGGCTCAGACATAGTCAACGGCCCCGAGTGGTATGCTGGACCTGGTTATACTCATAGGGTTCGGCTTACGTTTGACAATTCGGCGCAATCAGAAAACCTCAACGACTTTCCTGTAATGGTGAAATTGAATTCGGGCCGGATAGATTATTTAAACACCAAGGATGCCGGTGAAGATGTTCGATTCTACGATTCATCTGGCACACCGCTGTCTTTTGAGATTGAGTCGTGGAGTGAATCTGGTGACTCAATTATTTGGGTGAAAGTGCCCCTAGTTGCGGCAGGGTCAAATACTGATTACATCTGGATGTTTTATGGTGCCGATGAATCAGTGTCGGCTAGCAATCCAGCATTGGTGTGGAACGCCGATATTGCCAGCGTATTTCATTTTTCTGGTACGGGAAATGATTCCACAGCCAATGCAAAACACGCAACATCTGTGGCGCCAAGCTATTCGTCAGGATCTATGGGAAATAGTGCTGCCGTGAGTGGATTTGACTCGTCGTTCACCTTACCCAATGGCATGACGGCGACATTACCGCTAACAATTAGTGGTTGGTTCAAAACAACTAGCAACGGCACTATTTTTAGTGCGTCGAACGTGGCCTATCCTGGAACCCCGTCAAAGTGGGCGCCATTGATGTATATTGGTACAGATTACAAGTTGAGAGGCGCTTTTTATTCTGGGACATTTCCTTCATATGCATCCCCCACGGCTGTAAACGATGATTTGTGGCACCATGTCGCGTTTGTAGCGACCTCCACCGGTCAGAAGTTTTACCTCGATGGAGTATTGCTGGGCACATTTGGGGTGCCACAAGCTGACTATGTCAATATGGTCTATAATGACATAGGTAAAGGATCCACTTATCTTTGGCCACAGGCACCAGTGGCAGGATGGAGTTCCTTTAGTGGATCACTAGATGAATTTCGTGTGGCCACAGTTGAAAAGTCGGCTGATTGGTTAAAAGCAGAACATCTTTCGGGATCAGATACGTTTATCACTTACGGCCCCCCGGAGACTAGCACGATTGGCTTAACAAGTGCGAGCGTTGATATCAGTGTTAGCTCATCCCATGATGAAGATATCGTTATTCCAATTACAGTGAGTGGTTCGGCGTCGTCTCCCAACGATTACGCTATGGCTGAAACCACTTCGATCACCATACCCGCGGGCCAAACGTCTTACACTGTTAATTTCGATATCGTACAAGACCTTGCCGTGGAAGGTGATGAAACTGTTACCTTAACCTTGGGTGATCCAGGCAATGCCTATTTAGGCACAGATGATTCGTTTGAACTAACTATTTCTGATGATGACACCTTGGCTGAGATCAGTGTGGCCGATGTCACTCGATTTGAGGGGCAGACATTCACTGTGGAGATCAGTCTTAACCAACCTATTTATTCGGGCAATGTGGAGGTGGACTACACCACATCCAATGGAACGGCAGAAATCCCTGGTGACTATACCGCGAAATCTGGAACGGCAGTTTTTGGGGTCGGGATCACTTCAGTAACTGTGCAGATACCCACATTTACAGATTTAACGGACGAGGGTAGCGAAGTGTTTCAATTTAATTTGTCAAACCCTGTCAACGGAGTTCTGGCAGGTGCCTCAGCAACATTGCAATTAGACAATAATTTTGCACCAGTCACAGTCAATGATGGTCCGATTATAGTAAATACCTCAAGCTCCAGCCACACCGTTTTGGGCAACGACACTGATCCAGATGGAGATCTATTGATAGTGTCTGCCGCTGAATCGGCTAGCGGCGGAATTGTGAGTGTTTCTCCTACAAATATAATCACCTATACTCCGCCTGTGGGCTATTCGGGTATTGAGACAATAACCTATGAAGCCAACGACCAAAAGGGTGGAGTCACTCCGGGTACGCTGACACTGTATGTGATGACGCCCTATACATGGACGGGGGCTGCAGCCAACAGCAACTTTTCTGATGGTGGAAACTGGTGTGGCAATGTGGTCTCAAACGCATGTCAAGGTGACATGGCGGCACCCAACGGCAGTCAAAAGGCCATATTTGATGGTACGTGCACATCGAATTGTGATGCGACCATTGGGTCGACGACTTCGTTGGGTGGATTGCATTTGAATGAAGGATACTCGGGAACAATCACGCAGGGCGTGGGTGTTGACCTTACAGTGGGCGCTTTGGGCTATATGCAGGCCGGCGGTAGTTTTATAGGTTCTTCTGACGCCGGAGATGATTTAAATGTTTATACCTATTCCACACCGAATATTATCATCAGTGGCGGTACTTTTAGGGCACCTAGGGGAATATTCACAATCAGATACGGATTCGTCGTTAGTGCTGTGGCCAACTTTGTCCACAATAATGGGCTTCTCCGAACGGTGGGTGATTGTGGCTGTAGTTATGCTAGAGGTCGCATAGAACTCAATGGAGATCCCCTTTATAATTTTGATGACAATCGCTCGTGGGGTTTTTCTGACCATATTGGAACTACTGTTGTTGAAGGTGACTATATCTTTAACTTGGGCGGCTATGGGACTCGAGGCAATATTGAGCTTCATGGTGATCTTACGGTATTGGCGCAATCGAATTCTTATGCTCTTTCCAGTATTACTCTGGCTGGTAGTGGTGATCAAACAATCACTCATACAGCCGGGGCTTTTCCTCGATACACATTTATTATTAATAAACCAAGTGGAAATGTGGTGCTGGCTAGTAATCTCACGATGACCGATGCATCTCAAACGGTGAACTTGTTATCCGGCCAAATTTTGTTAGGCGGATACACATGGAGTATTGCTGGTAACCTGGTGTTGGGTGCATCTCAAACTGTCGACCTTGGTGGAGGATCACTTTCGACAAAGACTTTAAATTTAAACTCGGGATCGATAGTTGACTTAAATGGGGG
Proteins encoded:
- a CDS encoding DUF2341 domain-containing protein; the encoded protein is MEKVVYSRILVATQLLLFVLGLSGLSACRLGEASLSGNLTSIYGSDPDQNSNTETLVVETASGGSGTAIDTLNLVVGESTEFFSVMRKSSGEFVADAEVSWVLNGGIGTLTIDPSGQSAQFNAIAVGTGQVKAYTGGLSFIVDLNVTLPPLPTISFTSSAQSVTEGSDIVNGPEWYAGPGYTHRVRLTFDNSAQSENLNDFPVMVKLNSGRIDYLNTKDAGEDVRFYDSSGTPLSFEIESWSESGDSIIWVKVPLVAAGSNTDYIWMFYGADESVSASNPALVWNADIASVFHFSGTGNDSTANAKHATSVAPSYSSGSMGNSAAVSGFDSSFTLPNGMTATLPLTISGWFKTTSNGTIFSASNVAYPGTPSKWAPLMYIGTDYKLRGAFYSGTFPSYASPTAVNDDLWHHVAFVATSTGQKFYLDGVLLGTFGVPQADYVNMVYNDIGKGSTYLWPQAPVAGWSSFSGSLDEFRVATVEKSADWLKAEHLSGSDTFITYGPPETSTIGLTSASVDISVSSSHDEDIVIPITVSGSASSPNDYAMAETTSITIPAGQTSYTVNFDIVQDLAVEGDETVTLTLGDPGNAYLGTDDSFELTISDDDTLAEISVADVTRFEGQTFTVEISLNQPIYSGNVEVDYTTSNGTAEIPGDYTAKSGTAVFGVGITSVTVQIPTFTDLTDEGSEVFQFNLSNPVNGVLAGASATLQLDNNFAPVTVNDGPIIVNTSSSSHTVLGNDTDPDGDLLIVSAAESASGGIVSVSPTNIITYTPPVGYSGIETITYEANDQKGGVTPGTLTLYVMTPYTWTGAAANSNFSDGGNWCGNVVSNACQGDMAAPNGSQKAIFDGTCTSNCDATIGSTTSLGGLHLNEGYSGTITQGVGVDLTVGALGYMQAGGSFIGSSDAGDDLNVYTYSTPNIIISGGTFRAPRGIFTIRYGFVVSAVANFVHNNGLLRTVGDCGCSYARGRIELNGDPLYNFDDNRSWGFSDHIGTTVVEGDYIFNLGGYGTRGNIELHGDLTVLAQSNSYALSSITLAGSGDQTITHTAGAFPRYTFIINKPSGNVVLASNLTMTDASQTVNLLSGQILLGGYTWSIAGNLVLGASQTVDLGGGSLSTKTLNLNSGSIVDLNGGTLTVNGSPVVAGPYGSGSVTD